Proteins encoded by one window of Melanotaenia boesemani isolate fMelBoe1 chromosome 10, fMelBoe1.pri, whole genome shotgun sequence:
- the LOC121647476 gene encoding uncharacterized protein LOC121647476, with the protein MSKSRTSVWERTAREPENVETGEPDCAHDHDYCVGPDPAVVDSVLEEKQRLREEVAPLRQQLEQMFLSRFGIQRFDGSDVDIRFFTRFASYDHLMRFWQVIQPSLKYMVRATSLTADDAGRLSAPTGQALHPIDEMFLFLNYPALVLKQRDLADRYQIHQSTVSRIILTWSIFLLSVLGAQRIWMTQERIREYLPVEFRDYADTTVVLDCTELRCQTPSSPLLQSEVYSNYKSHCTLKGMIGIAPHGPVTFVSPLYAGSISDKQLFVESGLCKLLRPDSAIMVDRGFLMDNCVPCKMYGPAFLSGRHQMPESEVRETQAIAHLRVHVERVIRRLKEHKLLDSVIPLNMFGNINQLYVVACLLLNYENGPLVKAWAK; encoded by the exons ATGTCAAAGAGCCGA ACTTCTGTGTGGGAACGCACAGCTAGAGAACCAGAGAATGTGGAAACTGGGGAACCAGATTGTGCACACGATCACGACTACTGCGTGGGTCCGGATCCTGCCGTTGTGGACAGTGTGCTGGAGGAAAAGCAGAGGCTACGAGAGGAAGTCGCTCCACTAaggcagcagctggagcagatgtTCCTGTCACGTTTCGGGATACAGCGATTTGATGGGTCCGATGTGGACATTCGTTTTTTCACCCG GTTTGCATCTTATGACCACCTGATGCGGTTTTGGCAGGTCATTCAACCATCACTGAAATACATGGTCCGAGCGACCAGCTtaactgctgatgatgctggacGACTGAGTGCTCCCACG GGACAGGCTCTACACCCAATAGATGAGatgttcctgttcctgaacTACCCGGCCCTTGTACTGAAGCAGAGGGACCTGGCTGACCGCTATCAAATCCACCAATCTACTGTGAGCAGAATAATTCTCACATGGAgcatttttttgctttctgtcctgGGTGCACAGAGAATCTGGATGACACAAGAGAGGATCCGGGAGTACCTACCTGTAGAGTTCAGAGACTATGCTGACACCACTGTGGTTCTGGACTGCACTGAGCTGAGGTGCCAAACCCCTTCTTCTCCCTTGCTACAGAGTGAGGTCTACTCAAACTACAAGTCCCACTGCACCCTGAAAGGAATGATTGGTATAGCACCACATGGTCCAGTGACCTTTGTTTCTCCCCTCTATGCTGGTTCGATCAGCgacaagcagctgtttgtggaatCAGGTCTTTGCAAGCTTCTCCGTCCAGACTCAGCGATCATGGTGGACAGAGGCTTCCTGATGGACAACTGTGTGCCCTGTAAGATGTACGGACctgcatttctttcaggaaGACATCAAATGCCTGAGAGTGAGGTCAGGGAAACGCAGGCAATCGCACACCTCAGAGTGCATGTGGAGCGTGTGATTCGAAGATTGAAAGAACACAAGTTATTGGATTCAGTCATTCCTTTGAATATGTTTGGTAACATTAATCAGCTGTACGTTGTTGCATGTCTCCTGCTGAACTACGAAAATGGCCCCTTGGTTAAGGCTTGGGCAAAGTAG